In Streptococcus porcinus, the genomic window TTCTATTTTTACATAGTCTTATTCATTATATCACAATTGCCACCTATTCAGCTAGCGTACTAATCTTCATTTCTTAACAAAAAAGTGAATCTAGCAAAAGACAAATACCCTCCACTAGACTCACACACTCTCTTTTTATAACTCTTATCTACCCTGTTTTAATAATAACTACCTATCAAAACTTATTTGTCATGACTAAAACTATTTCCTGACCGGTTAATCTTAGCCTGAGCCGCTGCTAATTTAGCAATTGGTATTCTAAAAGGCGAGCAAGAAACATAGTTTAAACCTTGTTGGTAACAGAAACCGACTGTCGCTGCTTCACCACCGTGTTCTCCACAAATTCCCATTTTTAAATCGGACTTAGTTTGACGACCGAGTTTAACGGCCATCTCTATTAATCGGCCTATACCTTTTTGATCTAACACTTGGAAAGGATCTTTATCAAGGATTCCCTTCTCACTGTATTCGCCTAAAAACTTACCTGCATCATCACGAGAAAAACCAAACCCCATTTGCGTTAAATCATTAGTTCCAAAACTAAAGAAATCTGCTTCTTGAGCAATCTCATCAGCTGTGACGCAAGCACGCGGAATTTCAATCATCGTCCCTATGCTATATGACATGCTTACTCCTGCTTCTTCCAGTTCTTGGTCCACCGTTTCTGCAATTAATTTGCGAAGAATCCGTAATTCATCAACAATACTAACTAAGGGAATCATAATTTCTGGAGCAACGTGATAACCTTCTTGGATAGCCTGAATAGCCCCTTGAGTAATAGCGCGTACCTGCATCTTATAGATTTCTGGATAGGTAATCGCTAAGCGGCAACCCCGATGTCCCAACATCGGATTAAATTCTGATAAATCGCGAATACGCTTTTTAAGCAAATTAACATTTAAGCCAAGCTGATTAGCAAGACTGGTAATAGAAGAAACATCTTGCGGTAAAAATTCATGCAAAGGCGGATCCAGTAAGCGAATGGTAGCTGACTTGCCATCTAACGCTTTAAAGAGTTCATAGAAATCTCCACGTTGGTGAGGTAATAATTTTGCTAAAGCTTTTTCACGGTCTTTCAGATTGTCAGCCACAATCATTTCACGGACAAGTTGAATGCGCTCTTCATCAAAAAACATATGCTCAGTCCGACATAACCCAATACCTTCTGCGCCAAATTCCAAAGCCTTTCGGGCATCGCGTGGATTATCAGCATTAGACCGGACTTTCATGTCACGTTCCTCATCTACCCAAGACATGAACGTTTGAAAATCACTATCAAGATTTGTAGCCGACATGGGGATTTGACCAATATAGACCGCCCCTGTTCCGCCATCAATTGATAAGAATTCCCCTTCATTAATAGTTATTTGTCCTATTGTTATTTCTTTGCGTGCTTCGTCAACCAAAAGCTGACTACAACCTGCAACACAGGGTTTCCCCATCCCACGCGCAACTACGGCTGCATGCGATGTCATGCCACCTCGAGCTGTGATAATCCCTTTGGCAGAAACCATACCTTCAATATCTTCCGGAGACGTTTCTTGTCTGACAAGAAGGACATCTTTACCTGATTTAGCTTCTCTAACAGCATCATCAGCATGGAAATATACCTGTCCACAAGCTGCACCTGGTGACGCTGGTAATCCGTTTGTAAGGCACTCAGCTTTTTGCACGTCATCAGAATCAAATGTAGGGTGCAAAACTTGTTCAAGTTGTCGAGGTTCAATACGCATAATAGCATCTTTTTTACTAATTAATCCTTCTCTAACCTGATCAACAGCAATCTTAATCGCAGCCTTTGCTGTACGCTTACCATTTCGAGTTTGTAACATGAAGAGTTTGCCTTTTTCGATTGTAAATTCAACATCTTGCATATCTTGATAATGTTTTTCAAGTAACTGTGTTGTCTTTAAGAGTTCTTGGTAAATATTAGGCATATCTGCTTTTAACCGATCAATGCTTTGAGGGGTCCGAATGCCAGCTACAACATCTTCTCCTTGAGCATTAATCAAATATTCACCAAATAACTTGTTTTCTCCAGTTGATGGGTTACGCGTGAAAGCAACTCCTGTTCCGCTGTTTTCACCCATATTACCAAAAACCATTGCTTGGATATTAACAGCTGTTCCCAAACTTTGTGAGATATCATTTAATCGTCTATAGACTTTAGCACGTGGATTATTCCAAGATTTAAAAACAGCTTCAATGGCTAACACTAATTGTTCTTTGGGCTGTTGTGGGAAAGCTTCTCCGGTTTCATCTAAATAAATTTGTTTGTATGCGGTTACAATTTCTTGTAAGTCCTGACTGCTTAATTCGGTATCGTTTTGGATACCTTTTTCTTCTTTTGCTCGCTCTAAGACCGCATCAAATTTATATTTTGAAATACCAATAGCAACATCTGCAAACATTTGGATAAAGCGACGATAAGAATCGTAAGCAAAACGCTCATTCTGAGTTACAGCGATTAAACCTTTTACACTAGTATCATTAAGCCCCAGATTAAGAATAGTGTCCATCATTCCTGGCATCGAAAAAACAGCGCCCGAACGAACAGATACCAAAAGGGGATCTTGGTCACTCCCAAGGCCTTTTCCTTGTTCTTTTTCTAAAGTCACTAAAGCTTGGTCAATCTCTTGTAAAATTTCTGAACGGATTAGTTCCCCACTATTATAATAATCATTACATGCTTCTGTCGTAATGGTAAATCCTTGAGGCACTGGCAAGCCAATCCCAGTCATTTCTGCCAAATTAGCCCCTTTACCACCTAACAAAGACTTCATATCTTTATGACCTTCCGAAAAAGGATACACAAACTTTCCTCTCATATTCTCCTCCAATTTAAAAACTATTATTTTTCCAATATTTCCAAAATGATCGTTGCTGTTTCTTCAATCGCTTTGTCAGAAACGTCAATGATTGGACATTTTAACTGACGCATAAGCTTTTCTGCATAGCGTGTTTCTTCATAAATACGGTCACAATTTGCATAAGAAATTGAACTAGAGATTCCCATGGATTTCAGTCGTTCTTTTCGAACCTGGCTCAGGCGCTCTACGGAATTGGTCAAACCAATAATTTTCTTAGGATCAATCTCATAAATTTCCTTCGGTATTGGTACCTCTGGAATTAAAGGAATATTAACAACCTTGACGTGTTTATCGGCAAGAAACATGCTTAAAGGTGTTTTTGACGTCCGAGAGATTCCTAAAAGAACTAAATCTGCTATTAAAATACCTCGCGGATCTTTACCATCATCATATTTCACAGCGAACTCAATAGCTTCAACACGTCTAAAATATTCTCGATCCAGTTTCCTTAAAAGCCCTGGTTGACCTAGAGGCGCCAATCCAGAAATTTTTGACATCGCCTTAATAACATTGGATAAGAGGTCAACATAGACAAAATTTTCCTTTTCTGAACGTTGCTGAGCGTAATTTGCAAGGTCATCATCCACTAAACTAAACATAAGACAAACATTTTTTGTTTTAGCTTTTTCAAAAACCTCATCTAAAAGCTCCTTAGTATTTATATAAGAGAAACGTTCAAACTGCCAATTTTCATGTTGAGGGAATTGTTGCATACAGGCATTAGCAATAGCTCTAGCAGTTTCTCCTAATGAGTCAGAAATAATATAGAGTGATAGTTGGTCGTCCATAGCGCCTCCTTCTTACTCTTTTAGCTCTAAAAAGAGTTTTGTGATGATCGTCTTAGAAAACTTCCCGACTACACGGGCTTTTCCATTCTCTACCAAACGAATAACTGGTAGACTGTCAACTTGCCGTTGAACTAATTTTTCGGTGGCTTCAAAAACAAAGTCAGACTCCAGAACAGTTGCAATATTTGGTACGCGAGTCATTATCATCCCTATCGGAATATTGAATAAATCCCCACCACCAATACTGGCTTTGAGTAAATCTTTGCGCGAAACCACGCCACAAAGAAAACCATCATCATCTAGAATAAAAGCACAACCTGCATCCTCCATAAAAATTTTGACAATCACCTCATATACTGAATCTGCCTGATGTGACGTTAAAGGTATCCCCATAATATCGGATACTGTCGTATCTTTAAAATGGTAATATTCGTTTTTTTGATTCTCCAATCCTACGTAAAAGTACCCGACCTTTGGTTTAGCATCCAATAGTCCTAGCATGGTTAAAACAACCAAGTCTGATCGGAGAGCTGCACGCGTTACATGCAATAGGTCAGCAATTTTTTCACCTGTAATAGGTTGGTTTTGCTGAACAATCTGACTAATCTCTTCTTGTCTTTTAGTTAGTTGAATAATACCCACCACCTTCTTAAATGTGATATACTATTTATTATATAGTATATTATAATACTTCGTTTTTTAAAATTCAAGGTTAAAATTGAAAAAAGAACTTTATTTGTATCTACTATTTGCTTGTGATTTTCACTTTTATCTGATAGAATGCATCTGTAAACGTTTACAGAAAAATATTTGGAGGTGTTTTTATGACAATTAAACGAGTTACAGTCGCCGGTAGTGGCGTTTTAGGCAGCCAAATTGCTTTCCAAACAGCCTATAAAGGCTTTGAAGTGACCATCTATGATATTGATGAGCAGGCTATAGAGCGTGGTAAAGCAAAGATTAAACACCTTGCTTCTCTATATAAAGATGAAATATTGGTCGCCAAAAACAATTACAGTGAAAAAGTTGAGAATCTTTCCTATAATAAAAATCTACTCCCTAAATTGGATGATGTCTTTCTAGAAAAAGTGAATCAATCACTTGAATTAGTTGAGGAACTCCCTCGTGAGATTCACTTCTCAACAGATTTAGCAAAAGCTGTCGAAGAGGCTGACCTTGTGATTGAAGCTGTTCCTGAACAAGCCAAGGTTAAAAAAGACTTTTATCAAAAACTAAGTCACCTTGCTCCTAAAAAAACTATTTTTGCAACTAACTCCTCCACACTACTGCCAAGTGAATTTGCACAAGTGACCGGCCGTCCTGAACAGTTTATTGCGCTGCACTTTGCTAATAATATCTGGCAAAATAACATTGTTGAAATTATGGGACATGAGCATACAAGTTCCAAAACACATCAAACAGTCTTAGAGTTTGCCCAACAAATTGGCATGATTCCTTTAGAACTCAAGCAGGAACAGCCAGGTTATGTTTTAAATTCAATACTTGTCCCATTTTTAGAATCCGCTTTAACACTTTACTATAAGAAAGTTGCCGATTCAAAAACTATTGATCAAGCCTGGAAATTAGGTACTGGAGCGCCTTATGGACCTTTGGAAATTCTAGATATCATCGGTATTGAAACAGCCTATAATATCCTCAAAAATTATGCTGATACTACTGAAAACCCAGATAGTTTACACGCTCATTTAGCCAAAATGTTAAAAGAAGAATTCATTGATAAAGGATACCTTGGTAAAGTCGCAGGTCATGGTTTTTACCCCTATTAATTGAAAATCAGTAGTATATCTTTAAAAGTCCAGCCCAATTATCATATCAGTTTAACAAATTAAAAAGCTATCTACTTCAAATGAAATAGACAGCTTTTTAATTTTCTAGTGGCCATAACCAAGTAACCATACCACCTTCAACATTAACAACATGATAACCCTTAGTTGCCAAAAATTCACAAGCCCTTTGAGATCGATGACCAGATTGACAAATAATATGAAGAGTTTTATCTTTTGAAAGGGACTGGTAATAGTCATCCAATTGACTTAAGGGGAGATTAACAGCGCTTGGAACATGACCTAAAGCAAATTCTTCTTTCTCACTCACATCAATCAATTCAATCGATCCTGCTGCTAATTGATCTGCTAGTGCCATGATACTTTCAGTTTTCATCATCACCTATCCTTTTTAAGTCATAACTTCTATAAAGAGCACAAGCTTCATCTAAATTTAAAATCATCAAGCGTCTTAAATCACTAGTCTAGACGATTGGCCATTCCTTAACTTTATAACACGAAAGTAATCAGAAGAAACAGTAATTTAGAATACCATATATGGTATTCTAATGATAACATCTATCCTATACTCAGTCAACCAAAGCACTTCAGAAAGAATTGACAAAGGCTACTTCACCACGTATAATGGCTAGAGAAGTGAGGTATATATGAGGTCCGAGAAAAAAGACATTATTAATAGATTGAAACGTACAGAGGGACAACTTCGAGGCGTCCAAAAAATGATTGAAGATGAGAAAACGTGTTTCGAAATTATTACCCAGTTAACTGCTATCAGATCTAGCATCAATAGTACCATGGGAGTTATCATTGGGAATAGAATCACTCAGGTTATCGAAAATCCAGTAGATAATCCTGAACTTCAAGAAGAGCGCATCAACCAAGCAATCAATTTAATTATCAAAAAATAAAGACATGATTTTAATCATGTCTTTATTATTATTCTATGTTATCTTAGCTCCTAAGACATGTTCAAAATGTTCTAGTGCCCAAGTTTTGCTTTCCTCTGTCAGACTAGCCACAGCCGAAGATGGAATCACAATCTGATAACCTAGATTATAGGCATCAATGGCAGTATGTAAGACGCAAGTGTCTGCCAAAACTCCAGTTAGAATCAATGTATCAACCTTCCGTTCGCGCAGACGAATATCCAAATCCGTACCTGAGAAGGCAGAATAATGCCTCTTGTCTAACCAAAATACCTTTGAATCAGCCTTAATTTCCTGATAATAGGACCCCAGCGAACCATAGAGGTTCCGTCCATTTGACCCCTTAAGATTATGTGGCGGAAAGAGCTTACTTTCAGGATGAAAAGGGTCAGCTGCATCATGGCAATCAATAGCGAAGAAAACGTAGTCTCCCTCTTCAAAAGCCCTCTTAGTGACCTGAAAGATTCCTTCTGAAATAGCTTGTGCTGCTTTTCCTGCGGTTAATTTACCATCATCAGCCACAAAATCGTAAGTGTAATCGATTGAAATTAAAGCCTTTGTCATTATTTTAGATTTCCTTTAGTTTTTCGAAGATACCTTCATTAATAACTTTAAGATAAGTACCCTTCATTCCTAAAGAACGGCTTTCAATAATACCCGCGCTCTCCAATTTACGCAGTGCATTAACAATTACTGAACGTGTGATACCGATACGATCAGCAATCACTGAAGCTGTTAGGCGGCCTTCATTTCCATCTAATTCTCCTAAAATAGCCGCTACAGCTTTCATTTCTGAATATGACAAAGTATTCATCGCCATATTAACAGCAGTATGTTTACGAATTGTCTCCTCCAAGTTTTCAGTTTGGAGATTCAATAACTGAATACCTACTACGGTACTAGAAATTTCAATCAGAATCAAGTCATCATCATTAAATTTCTTGTCATTACGCCAAATAATTAATGAACCCAAACGCATACCACCACCATAAATTGGGGCAATAGTTGTTAAACCTTCTGGATAAGTCTCCTTAGATTCAATAGGGAAGATAGTCAATTCATTATCAATTGGCAAGTTAGCCTCAGTATCATACACTCGGCTAGCCGCTTTAACATATGACTCTGGAAATTGCTGAGCTTCAAAAAATTCCTCGACACGATCATTGTTTGTCTTGTACTTCATAGCGTATCCCAAAAGGGTACCACCACCATTTATAATACAAGCATTGCAATCAATAATATCCGCTAATCGAGAAGCCATAATATTATATGGTAATTCAGCATCAAGACTATCTACAGAACGTTGAAGAATTGAAGTAATTTTACGAGTTTTTTCTAATAAGTTGGGCATAAGTCACCTATTTCTTTTGATATATTTCGTCTCAATTATACCAAAGGGGCTTAGTTTTAGCAAGAAATTATCAGAAAATTTTTTATTATTTCTACAATTCTTGTATCAACTTACTCCTAGCCAATTTCTCTCATTACTAGCACTTGAAGTAATTGGTGATTAAATCATAATAAGGTCAATATGAGAATTGAATTAGCGTTTGTACTGTTGTAGAACCCGTGTAATTTTAGCTTGAACATCTGCTAACTCTTCCACTCGAGGAAGATAAACAATCCGAAAATGATCAGGCTCCTTCCAATTAAATCCACGACCATGCACTAACATGACCTTCTCTTGTTTTAGTAAATCCAAAACAAATTGTTCATCATCATCAATCCGATACATTTGACGATCAATTTTAGGGAAAATGTAAAGTCCAGCTTTGGGCTTGACAGCTGAAAGTCCCGGAATACTATTTATGGCTTCATACATAAAATTACGTTGCTCATAAATACGGCCACCTGGCAATAACAATTCATCTACTGATTGATGCCCACCTAAAGAAGTTTGAACCACTTGTTGAGCCAAAACGTTTGAACAAAGACGCATATTGGCTAACATATTGATACCTTCAATATAACCCCGTACATGTTCTTTAGGCCCTGAAAGCACCATCCACCCAACACGAAAACCTGCAATTCGGTGAGAC contains:
- a CDS encoding pyruvate, water dikinase regulatory protein; translation: MDDQLSLYIISDSLGETARAIANACMQQFPQHENWQFERFSYINTKELLDEVFEKAKTKNVCLMFSLVDDDLANYAQQRSEKENFVYVDLLSNVIKAMSKISGLAPLGQPGLLRKLDREYFRRVEAIEFAVKYDDGKDPRGILIADLVLLGISRTSKTPLSMFLADKHVKVVNIPLIPEVPIPKEIYEIDPKKIIGLTNSVERLSQVRKERLKSMGISSSISYANCDRIYEETRYAEKLMRQLKCPIIDVSDKAIEETATIILEILEK
- a CDS encoding metal-sensitive transcriptional regulator; this translates as MRSEKKDIINRLKRTEGQLRGVQKMIEDEKTCFEIITQLTAIRSSINSTMGVIIGNRITQVIENPVDNPELQEERINQAINLIIKK
- a CDS encoding cysteine hydrolase family protein — protein: MTKALISIDYTYDFVADDGKLTAGKAAQAISEGIFQVTKRAFEEGDYVFFAIDCHDAADPFHPESKLFPPHNLKGSNGRNLYGSLGSYYQEIKADSKVFWLDKRHYSAFSGTDLDIRLRERKVDTLILTGVLADTCVLHTAIDAYNLGYQIVIPSSAVASLTEESKTWALEHFEHVLGAKIT
- a CDS encoding 3-hydroxyacyl-CoA dehydrogenase, with the translated sequence MTIKRVTVAGSGVLGSQIAFQTAYKGFEVTIYDIDEQAIERGKAKIKHLASLYKDEILVAKNNYSEKVENLSYNKNLLPKLDDVFLEKVNQSLELVEELPREIHFSTDLAKAVEEADLVIEAVPEQAKVKKDFYQKLSHLAPKKTIFATNSSTLLPSEFAQVTGRPEQFIALHFANNIWQNNIVEIMGHEHTSSKTHQTVLEFAQQIGMIPLELKQEQPGYVLNSILVPFLESALTLYYKKVADSKTIDQAWKLGTGAPYGPLEILDIIGIETAYNILKNYADTTENPDSLHAHLAKMLKEEFIDKGYLGKVAGHGFYPY
- a CDS encoding helix-turn-helix transcriptional regulator, which encodes MGIIQLTKRQEEISQIVQQNQPITGEKIADLLHVTRAALRSDLVVLTMLGLLDAKPKVGYFYVGLENQKNEYYHFKDTTVSDIMGIPLTSHQADSVYEVIVKIFMEDAGCAFILDDDGFLCGVVSRKDLLKASIGGGDLFNIPIGMIMTRVPNIATVLESDFVFEATEKLVQRQVDSLPVIRLVENGKARVVGKFSKTIITKLFLELKE
- the ppdK gene encoding pyruvate, phosphate dikinase, with protein sequence MRGKFVYPFSEGHKDMKSLLGGKGANLAEMTGIGLPVPQGFTITTEACNDYYNSGELIRSEILQEIDQALVTLEKEQGKGLGSDQDPLLVSVRSGAVFSMPGMMDTILNLGLNDTSVKGLIAVTQNERFAYDSYRRFIQMFADVAIGISKYKFDAVLERAKEEKGIQNDTELSSQDLQEIVTAYKQIYLDETGEAFPQQPKEQLVLAIEAVFKSWNNPRAKVYRRLNDISQSLGTAVNIQAMVFGNMGENSGTGVAFTRNPSTGENKLFGEYLINAQGEDVVAGIRTPQSIDRLKADMPNIYQELLKTTQLLEKHYQDMQDVEFTIEKGKLFMLQTRNGKRTAKAAIKIAVDQVREGLISKKDAIMRIEPRQLEQVLHPTFDSDDVQKAECLTNGLPASPGAACGQVYFHADDAVREAKSGKDVLLVRQETSPEDIEGMVSAKGIITARGGMTSHAAVVARGMGKPCVAGCSQLLVDEARKEITIGQITINEGEFLSIDGGTGAVYIGQIPMSATNLDSDFQTFMSWVDEERDMKVRSNADNPRDARKALEFGAEGIGLCRTEHMFFDEERIQLVREMIVADNLKDREKALAKLLPHQRGDFYELFKALDGKSATIRLLDPPLHEFLPQDVSSITSLANQLGLNVNLLKKRIRDLSEFNPMLGHRGCRLAITYPEIYKMQVRAITQGAIQAIQEGYHVAPEIMIPLVSIVDELRILRKLIAETVDQELEEAGVSMSYSIGTMIEIPRACVTADEIAQEADFFSFGTNDLTQMGFGFSRDDAGKFLGEYSEKGILDKDPFQVLDQKGIGRLIEMAVKLGRQTKSDLKMGICGEHGGEAATVGFCYQQGLNYVSCSPFRIPIAKLAAAQAKINRSGNSFSHDK
- a CDS encoding rhodanese-like domain-containing protein; this translates as MMKTESIMALADQLAAGSIELIDVSEKEEFALGHVPSAVNLPLSQLDDYYQSLSKDKTLHIICQSGHRSQRACEFLATKGYHVVNVEGGMVTWLWPLEN
- the codY gene encoding GTP-sensing pleiotropic transcriptional regulator CodY, producing MPNLLEKTRKITSILQRSVDSLDAELPYNIMASRLADIIDCNACIINGGGTLLGYAMKYKTNNDRVEEFFEAQQFPESYVKAASRVYDTEANLPIDNELTIFPIESKETYPEGLTTIAPIYGGGMRLGSLIIWRNDKKFNDDDLILIEISSTVVGIQLLNLQTENLEETIRKHTAVNMAMNTLSYSEMKAVAAILGELDGNEGRLTASVIADRIGITRSVIVNALRKLESAGIIESRSLGMKGTYLKVINEGIFEKLKEI